The Branchiostoma lanceolatum isolate klBraLanc5 chromosome 10, klBraLanc5.hap2, whole genome shotgun sequence genome has a window encoding:
- the LOC136443951 gene encoding actin-like protein 6B, with protein MSGGVYGGDEVGALVFDFGAYTTRAGYAGEDSPKVEFPTHVGVVEGTEPMDTGATGDKPQGAEKKVYIDYNSLFVARENMEMTTPLKDGMIEDWDLFQMILDHIYKKHIHSEPELHPVLMSEAPWNVRGKRERLTELMFEHYNIPAFFLSKTAVLSAFANGRSTGIVVDSGATSTTVVPVHDGYVLQQAIVKSPLAGDFVTMQCRQLFQELKIDVIPPYQIAAKEQVRDTAVPVWKKKNVPTTTKSFHNYMVDEVLRDFQASVLQLSDSPYDEQVAVQMPTIHYELPNGYNQDFGSERFRVCEALFDPSVVKGMASNTMLGVGHSVTTSVGMCDIDLRPALYGSVVVTGGNSLLSGFTDRLNKELSSKTPPSMRLKMIHNSGTAERRFSSWIGGSILASLGTFQQMWISKQEYEEAGKGCVERKCP; from the exons ATGAGTGGAGGTGTCTACGGAGGAG ATGAAGTAGGTGCGCTGGTGTTTGACTTTGGTGCCTACACTACCAGAGCTGGGTATGCCGGGGAAGACTCGCCAAAA GTTGAGTTCCCCACCCATGTTGGGGTGGTGGAAGGGACAGAACCCATGGACACAGGCGCTACGGGAGACAAGCCGCAAGGAGCAGAGAAGAAGGTCTACATCGACTACAACTCACTGTTTGTGGCTCGGGAGAACATGGAGATGACTACACCACTCAAGGATGGCATGA TTGAAGACTGGGACTTGTTCCAGATGATCTTGGACCACATTTACAAGAAACACATCCACTCTGAACCTGAACTTCACCCTGTCTTGATGTCTGAAGCACCT TGGAACGTTCGAGGGAAGAGGGAGCGACTTACAGAGCTGATGTTTGAACACTACAACATCCCTGCCTTCTTCCTGTCCAAAACAGCAGTACTCTCAGC CTTTGCCAATGGGCGATCCACAGGTATTGTTGTAGACAGTGGTGCCACCTCCACCACTGTAGTCCCTGTACATGATGGGTACGTCCTACAGCAAG CCATTGTGAAGTCTCCTCTAGCAGGCGACTTTGTCACCATGCAGTGTCGACAACTCTTCCAGGAGCTGAAAATTGATGTCATACCACCTTACCAGATTGCAGCCAAG GAACAAGTCAGAGACACTGCTGTGCCAGtatggaagaagaaaaatgttccAACCACGACAAAGTCCTTCCACAACTACATGGTGGAT GAGGTGTTGAGAGATTTCCAGGCATCTGTGCTGCAGTTGTCAGACAGCCCATATGATGAACA GGTTGCTGTCCAAATGCCCACCATCCACTATGAGCTGCCCAATGGTTATAACCAGGACTTCGGTAGCGAGAGATTTCGTGTCTGTGAGGCTCTGTTTGACCCCTCAGTTGTCAAG GGCATGGCCAGTAACACCATGTTGGGGGTGGGGCATTCTGTCACCACCAGTGTAGGCATGTGTGACATAGACCTCAGGCCG GCCCTGTATGGCAGTGTTGTAGTGACAGGGGGAAACTCTCTGCTCTCAGGATTCACTGACAGACTCAACAAAGAACTGAGCAGTAAAACACCACCG AGCATGAGGTTGAAGATGATCCACAACAGTGGCACAGCAGAGCGCAGGTTCAGCAGCTGGATAGGAGGGTCCATCCTCGCATCACTG GGGACGTTCCAACAGATGTGGATCTCCAAGCAGGAGTACGAAGAGGCTGGGAAGGGCTGTGTAGAGAGGAAGTGTCCGTAG
- the LOC136443914 gene encoding adenosine receptor A2b-like: MNQRNVTGSIAQAVRDVTEVIGVCEVVGNATTDNTTLTTVVFEPAFCGLYGAVPSLAPLLVLVMVCFLLLSLFGNGCLVGVILTTDHMKEPGNYFLATMAITDAALAMAYNPIAIFCLSHGRYPAGPWCRLQAFFIIFLSTLSIHSLLCVWICRYIHIAFPLRYKKVLTRRRMAFGMCLCFLSAVIPAVVGVSPIHTLPVGSAAEVLGGFEKPQTLMTPCLAGPEGLTLATVLNLLAMVAIVCLISLIYYETRRSQKKHDQKLTWNAQAEDRESKIQAVNTLLIVVLVNWITWLPAFVVSVSMKVGSISLANAAPWCDITTILLQSATFSDSIVYAFRYQIYRRAFKKMYENIRNVFTKSGY; the protein is encoded by the exons ATGAACCAGAGAAACGTAACAGGTTCCATCGCTCAAGCGGTGCGAGATGTCACTGAAGTGATCGGAGTCTGCGAAGTCGTGGGCAATGCGACCACGGACAACACCACCTTGACTACCGTGGTCTTCGAGCCAGCCTTCTGCGGTCTGTACGGGGCAGTACCGTCGTTAGCGCCGCTGCTGGTTCTGGTCATGGTCTGCTTCCTTCTCCTTTCGCTGTTTGGTAACGGCTGCCTTGTCGGAGTCATCTTAACTACGGATCACATGAAG GAACCAGGTAACTACTTCCTCGCCACAATGGCCATCACCGACGCAGCGCTAGCCATGGCTTACAATCCCATAGCTATCTTCTGTCTATCACATGGTAGATATCCGGCCGGACCTTGGTGCAGGCTGCAAGCCTTCTTCATCATTTTCCTGTCTACCTTGTCCATTCACTCGCTTCTCTGTGTGTGGATCTGTCGCTACATCCACATCGCTTTTCCACTGCGCTACAAGAAAGTCCTGACCCGTCGGCGGATGGCATTCggcatgtgtctgtgttttcTGAGTGCCGTCATACCGGCAGTCGTCGGAGTGTCTCCGATCCATACCCTGCCGGTTGGGTCTGCTGCGGAGGTCCTTGGGGGCTTTGAGAAACCACAAACTCTGATGACGCCGTGTTTGGCTGGTCCTGAGGGTCTAACACTAGCCACAGTCCTCAACCTTCTTGCCATGGTAGCTATCGTCTGCCTGATCAGCCTTATCTACTACGAGACCAGACGAAGCCAGAAGAAACATGACCAGAAGCTGACGTGGAACGCCCAGGCTGAAGATCGGGAATCCAAGATACAGGCGGTCAACACGCTGCTCATCGTCGTGCTGGTCAACTGGATCACGTGGCTACCAGCGTTTGTCGTCAGCGTTTCGATGAAGGTCGGTTCGATATCTCTGGCTAACGCAGCTCCCTGGTGTGACATCACCACTATCCTCCTGCAAAGCGCAACGTTCTCCGACTCCATCGTCTACGCGTTTCGCTACCAGATTTACCGTCGGGCATTCAAGAAAATGTATGAAAACATTCGTAACGTTTTCACTAAGAGTGGCTACTGA